The Blattabacterium cuenoti genome includes a region encoding these proteins:
- a CDS encoding N5-glutamine methyltransferase family protein, producing the protein MIYKKLIKKLWELKKNRPIQYVIGKAYFFGMEFIVNENVFIPRPETEELVYWILKDHKNTSNIKIFDIGTGSGCISITLKKKKPEIGHIHAIDFDQKALDIARKNAKLHNVKISFKKVDLLKNSIFSIPKMNKKSVSIIVSNPPYVRLSERKLLHPNIIQYEPFQALFVPDEDPLIFYKKISFWIKKKLTGIVYVYFEINQFIYLDIIHFLKKKGFLNIKIRKDFQGFFRMIRAVYYVDK; encoded by the coding sequence TTGATTTATAAAAAATTAATCAAAAAATTATGGGAATTAAAAAAAAATAGACCTATTCAATATGTAATTGGAAAGGCCTACTTTTTTGGAATGGAATTCATAGTTAATGAAAATGTATTCATACCAAGACCAGAAACAGAAGAACTTGTGTACTGGATTCTAAAAGATCACAAGAATACAAGCAACATTAAAATATTTGATATTGGAACAGGAAGTGGATGCATTAGTATTACCTTAAAAAAGAAAAAACCTGAAATTGGACATATTCATGCAATAGATTTTGATCAAAAAGCTCTTGATATAGCTCGTAAAAATGCAAAATTACATAATGTAAAAATTTCATTTAAAAAAGTGGATCTTTTGAAAAATTCTATTTTTTCGATCCCAAAAATGAATAAAAAGTCTGTTAGCATTATTGTGAGTAATCCTCCTTATGTCAGACTATCTGAAAGAAAATTATTACATCCAAATATTATTCAATACGAACCTTTTCAAGCTTTATTTGTTCCTGATGAAGACCCTTTGATTTTTTATAAAAAAATTTCCTTTTGGATCAAAAAAAAATTGACCGGAATTGTTTATGTTTATTTTGAAATCAACCAATTTATTTATTTAGATATTATTCATTTTTTGAAAAAAAAAGGATTTTTAAATATAAAAATAAGGAAAGATTTTCAAGGTTTTTTCAGAATGATTCGTGCAGTATATTACGTAGATAAATAA
- a CDS encoding porin yields the protein MKKTKIISFILFLGFFYTFHNYSYADEVTFHQKKNENSHFNMFIDFRSSINSTVRKELFEGSRFSEDYLNLEVKGKVNDKISYRFSKKLNNIENNRTVDLAYLKYKWNEKLYFLIGKQPASFGSIEYSNNFYESPYRYTNVYKNKDNPVGFNFIYLPIKNHELQFQIVNSITNSNNNREESTVQKVNHHPMGYSVNWIWSLFNNQIIQNRWSYSIFQENENKKFWKLLALGSKLDFKPFSIEADYILSDEDIERNGNVTKILRSWNSDYHNVASVKYGTYLVKLKYNFIPKWNLIAKGVYEMGTSKKGVNDILGENKLFKKAYTYYGGIEFLPIIKNDDLSFHFLYQNQIVNYNLDQIKKENKNNHFIILGLSYRIKMI from the coding sequence ATGAAAAAAACAAAAATAATTTCCTTTATTCTTTTTTTAGGATTTTTTTATACTTTTCATAATTACAGCTACGCTGATGAAGTAACATTTCATCAAAAAAAAAATGAAAATTCTCATTTTAACATGTTTATAGATTTTAGGAGTAGTATTAATTCTACAGTAAGAAAAGAATTGTTTGAGGGGTCTCGTTTTTCTGAAGACTATTTAAATTTAGAAGTTAAAGGAAAGGTAAATGACAAAATCAGTTATCGTTTTTCAAAAAAATTGAATAATATAGAAAATAACAGAACAGTTGATTTAGCTTATTTAAAATATAAGTGGAATGAAAAACTTTACTTTTTGATAGGAAAACAACCAGCTTCTTTTGGAAGCATAGAATATTCTAATAATTTCTATGAATCACCATATCGGTATACGAATGTATATAAAAATAAGGATAATCCTGTTGGATTTAATTTTATTTATCTTCCAATCAAAAATCATGAATTACAATTTCAAATTGTAAATAGCATCACAAATTCAAATAATAATAGGGAAGAAAGTACAGTTCAAAAAGTGAATCATCATCCTATGGGTTATTCTGTGAATTGGATTTGGAGTTTGTTCAATAATCAAATAATACAAAACAGATGGTCCTATTCTATTTTTCAAGAAAATGAAAATAAAAAATTTTGGAAATTGCTAGCTTTAGGGAGTAAATTAGATTTTAAACCTTTTTCTATAGAAGCGGATTATATATTAAGTGATGAAGACATAGAAAGAAACGGAAATGTAACAAAAATCTTACGTTCATGGAATTCTGATTATCATAATGTAGCTTCTGTAAAATATGGAACTTATTTAGTGAAATTGAAATACAATTTTATTCCAAAATGGAATTTGATTGCAAAAGGAGTTTATGAAATGGGAACCTCTAAAAAAGGAGTCAATGATATTTTGGGTGAAAATAAATTGTTCAAAAAAGCATATACTTATTATGGAGGGATAGAATTTCTTCCTATCATCAAAAATGATGATTTAAGTTTTCATTTTTTGTATCAAAATCAAATAGTTAATTACAATTTAGATCAAATTAAAAAAGAAAATAAGAATAATCATTTTATCATTTTAGGATTGAGTTATCGTATTAAAATGATTTGA
- the lysA gene encoding diaminopimelate decarboxylase → MNELEDMSSSVHKEYLIQLAKKYGTPLYIYDSCKIKKQYINMKNAFSGINNLIINYACKANTNLNILKFLKKLGSGLDTVSIQEVELGLKAGFPPKSIIFTPNCVSIQEIKKAVGFGVRINLDNLSILEQFGEYYPNYSIGIRINPHIMAGGNSKISVGHIDSKFGISYYQIPHMKRILKNTGLKIEGFHMHTGSDILDVKSFLEGAKILFQTAIDFPNLDYIDFGSGFKVPYKKNDIKTDLTYLSDFITDKFKDFCKDYGSQIALIFEPGKFLVSESGYFLVNVNVIKHTTSTVFAGVDSGFNHFLRPMFYNAYHCIENISNPNGRFRFYTVVGYICESDTFGLNRKIQEIREGDILCMKNAGAYCFSMSSNYNSRYRPAEVLIFQGKDFLIRKRETMQDLLRNIVEIHM, encoded by the coding sequence ATGAATGAATTAGAAGATATGAGTTCCTCAGTTCATAAAGAATACTTAATTCAATTAGCGAAAAAATACGGAACTCCACTTTATATATATGATTCTTGCAAAATCAAGAAACAATATATCAATATGAAAAATGCTTTCAGTGGAATCAATAATTTAATAATTAATTATGCTTGTAAAGCTAATACAAATCTGAATATATTAAAATTTTTAAAAAAATTAGGAAGTGGATTAGATACGGTATCTATCCAGGAAGTAGAATTAGGATTAAAAGCTGGATTTCCGCCTAAAAGCATTATATTCACACCTAACTGTGTTTCTATTCAAGAAATCAAGAAAGCCGTTGGTTTTGGAGTTAGAATTAACCTAGATAATCTATCCATTTTAGAACAGTTTGGAGAATATTATCCAAATTATTCTATAGGTATAAGAATCAATCCGCATATTATGGCAGGAGGAAATTCAAAAATTTCAGTAGGACATATTGATTCTAAATTTGGAATTTCTTATTATCAAATTCCTCATATGAAAAGAATATTAAAAAATACAGGCCTCAAAATAGAAGGATTTCATATGCATACAGGATCTGATATATTAGACGTAAAATCCTTTTTAGAAGGGGCGAAAATATTGTTTCAAACAGCTATTGATTTTCCAAATCTTGATTATATTGATTTTGGAAGTGGTTTTAAAGTTCCATATAAAAAAAATGATATCAAAACAGATCTTACTTATTTAAGTGATTTTATCACGGATAAATTTAAAGATTTTTGTAAAGATTACGGAAGTCAAATTGCTTTGATTTTTGAACCCGGTAAATTTTTAGTTAGTGAATCTGGATATTTTTTAGTTAATGTAAATGTCATAAAACATACTACTTCGACTGTATTTGCTGGAGTAGATTCAGGTTTTAATCATTTCCTTCGTCCTATGTTTTATAATGCTTATCACTGTATTGAAAATATTTCTAATCCAAACGGTCGTTTTCGTTTTTACACAGTCGTTGGATATATTTGTGAATCGGATACTTTTGGTTTGAATAGAAAAATTCAAGAAATCCGTGAAGGGGATATTTTGTGCATGAAAAATGCGGGAGCTTACTGTTTTTCTATGTCTTCTAATTATAATTCTCGTTATAGACCTGCTGAAGTTTTGATTTTTCAGGGAAAAGATTTTCTTATAAGAAAAAGAGAAACTATGCAAGATCTTCTGAGAAACATAGTGGAAATACATATGTAA
- the metG gene encoding methionine--tRNA ligase, producing the protein MKKSNKYTVTAALPYANGPIHIGHLAGVYFPADVFVRYLRRKKKDVIFICGSDEHGVPIAMQAKKEKKTPQEIVNKYHHMIKDCFTNFGIQFDNYSRTSTEIHYEISTSFFKKLHEKEKIFEKVSEQYYDEEAQQFLSDRYISGICPNCQKEEAYGDQCENCGSSLIPEDLIHPKSTISGSFPVLKKTKHWYFPLNKYQKFLEKWILISHRKDWKVNVYGQAKSWLDQGLKPRAITRDLNWGVPVPILQEKGKVLYVWFEAPIGYISSTIEWSKRKKIDWKPYWKDKKTKLIQFIGKDNIVFHCIIFPVILKAYDGGYILPDKILANEFLHLENKKISTSKNWAVWGHEYLEDFPNQQDNLRYILIANMPEKKDNNFNWKDFQIKNNTELVAILGNFVNRSLTLVKKYNDGVVPNPGILSIKDKNILKRIKNYPEHIGDLIESYKFRESLSCFMNLAKLGNKYLTEEEPWKKKEKKRVKTILYVSLQIVGMLAQLSEPFLPNTAKKLLEMLRLKTFFWNQIKEKILCPGHLLGSSTLLFEKVTNESIEKQLIKLKKIQVEHESKKNF; encoded by the coding sequence ATGAAAAAATCAAATAAATATACAGTCACTGCTGCTTTGCCATATGCAAATGGACCAATTCATATAGGTCATTTAGCAGGAGTTTATTTTCCTGCAGATGTTTTTGTTCGTTATCTGAGACGAAAAAAGAAAGATGTTATTTTTATATGTGGATCGGATGAACATGGAGTCCCTATTGCTATGCAAGCTAAAAAAGAAAAGAAAACTCCTCAAGAAATAGTAAATAAGTATCATCATATGATCAAAGATTGTTTTACGAATTTCGGGATACAATTTGATAACTATTCCAGAACTTCTACAGAAATTCATTATGAAATTTCTACTTCTTTTTTTAAAAAACTTCATGAAAAAGAAAAAATTTTTGAAAAAGTATCTGAACAATATTATGATGAAGAAGCTCAACAATTCTTATCGGATAGGTATATTTCCGGGATATGCCCCAATTGTCAAAAAGAGGAAGCTTATGGAGATCAGTGCGAAAATTGTGGCAGTTCGTTAATTCCTGAAGATTTAATACATCCAAAATCTACTATAAGCGGAAGCTTTCCTGTTTTGAAAAAAACTAAACATTGGTATTTTCCTTTGAATAAATATCAAAAATTCTTAGAAAAATGGATTTTAATTAGTCATCGAAAAGATTGGAAAGTGAATGTCTATGGACAAGCAAAATCTTGGTTAGATCAAGGATTAAAACCTCGTGCTATAACAAGAGATTTAAATTGGGGTGTTCCTGTTCCAATTTTGCAAGAAAAGGGGAAGGTTCTGTATGTATGGTTCGAAGCTCCTATAGGATATATTTCTTCTACTATAGAATGGTCTAAACGAAAAAAGATAGATTGGAAACCTTATTGGAAAGATAAAAAAACTAAATTAATTCAATTCATAGGAAAAGATAATATTGTTTTTCATTGCATTATTTTTCCAGTAATCCTTAAAGCATATGATGGTGGATATATACTTCCGGATAAAATATTAGCTAATGAATTTCTCCATTTAGAAAATAAAAAGATATCTACTTCTAAAAATTGGGCAGTATGGGGGCATGAATATCTAGAAGATTTTCCAAATCAACAGGATAACCTTCGTTACATTCTCATTGCTAATATGCCAGAAAAAAAAGACAATAATTTCAACTGGAAAGATTTTCAAATAAAAAATAATACCGAATTGGTTGCTATATTAGGAAATTTTGTAAATAGAAGTCTAACTTTAGTTAAAAAGTACAACGATGGCGTTGTTCCTAATCCAGGTATTTTATCTATAAAGGATAAAAATATTTTAAAAAGAATCAAAAATTATCCAGAACATATAGGTGATTTGATTGAATCCTATAAATTCAGAGAATCCTTGTCATGTTTTATGAATTTAGCTAAACTCGGAAACAAATATTTAACAGAAGAAGAACCTTGGAAAAAAAAAGAAAAAAAACGTGTAAAAACTATTCTTTATGTTTCTTTACAAATTGTTGGAATGTTAGCTCAATTATCAGAACCATTTCTTCCAAATACTGCAAAAAAATTGTTAGAGATGCTTCGTTTGAAAACTTTTTTTTGGAATCAAATCAAAGAAAAAATTTTATGTCCAGGACATTTATTAGGGTCCTCCACATTATTATTTGAAAAAGTCACTAATGAAAGTATTGAAAAACAACTAATAAAATTAAAGAAAATACAAGTTGAACATGAATCCAAAAAAAATTTTTAA
- the ligA gene encoding NAD-dependent DNA ligase LigA, translating into MDQKKIIEKKIHKLRKELSKYNYKYYRMDISEISDYHFDKKLEKLSFLEKKYPEFYDPTSPTIKIGAEFHKTSSISTIFYHKYKMYSLQNTYSKKELIIWKKKISKLIHPLSFVCELKYDGVSINLIYKNGFLTNALTRGDGEKGENVTENIKTIKYVPLKLKGYNYPAYLEIRGEVFLPTKNFIEINKKRIKSGQNPYANPRNTASGTLKIHDHKEVRKRNLFCIAFHVAGKNLPFNTQYESLKYIKNWGFQIPETARFCKNIEEVFHFIDFWNLWKEKLPYQIDGIVIKVNEYQKQSFLGFTNKYPRWAIAYKFKQKLSETKLLSLTFQVGRTGIITPVANVVPISISGTRIKRVALYNDSFIQKMGIHYGDSLLLEKGGNIIPKVTKINIKKRSSKAFPVLFLNKCPSCNSTLTKKNELFYCTSKNCSSQRRKKIKHFVSERAMDIQNIGEKMIKKLYEKGLLYNSYNLYELKKEELLQIEGIKEKLGNSIIKNIEKSKSNPFYKVLYSLGIRHVGEYISRKLTEHFLDINSLMHTNYDHLISISGIGKKITESIITYFSIPENQKVVKKLIKYGLNFSKCSMSKKFSYIEGKSFVFTGKLSCMTRNQAKNMVENLGGSVYHTVNNKIDFIVVGKNFGSKFKKSMEKNHIKILTENLFIDILKKEK; encoded by the coding sequence ATGGATCAAAAAAAAATAATAGAAAAAAAAATACACAAACTAAGAAAAGAATTATCAAAATATAATTATAAATATTATAGAATGGACATTTCCGAAATCTCGGATTATCATTTTGATAAAAAATTAGAAAAATTGTCTTTTTTAGAAAAAAAATATCCTGAATTCTATGATCCGACCTCCCCCACAATAAAAATAGGAGCAGAGTTTCATAAAACGTCCTCTATCTCTACAATTTTTTATCATAAATACAAAATGTATTCTCTTCAAAACACCTATTCTAAAAAAGAATTAATAATTTGGAAAAAAAAAATCAGTAAATTAATTCATCCTTTATCCTTTGTCTGTGAACTAAAATATGATGGAGTATCCATTAATTTAATTTATAAAAACGGATTTTTAACAAATGCGCTTACTCGTGGAGATGGAGAAAAAGGAGAAAATGTCACAGAAAATATAAAAACTATAAAATACGTTCCATTAAAATTAAAAGGATATAATTATCCTGCGTATCTTGAAATACGTGGAGAAGTTTTTCTTCCTACAAAAAATTTTATAGAAATTAATAAAAAACGTATAAAAAGTGGACAAAATCCTTATGCAAATCCAAGAAATACGGCTAGTGGAACACTAAAAATTCATGATCATAAAGAAGTCCGTAAAAGAAATTTGTTTTGTATAGCATTTCATGTTGCGGGAAAAAATTTGCCTTTTAACACACAATATGAATCTCTCAAATACATAAAAAATTGGGGTTTTCAAATTCCAGAAACAGCACGTTTTTGTAAAAATATAGAAGAAGTATTTCATTTCATAGATTTTTGGAATCTATGGAAAGAGAAACTCCCCTACCAAATAGATGGAATCGTTATTAAAGTAAATGAATATCAAAAACAATCTTTTTTAGGGTTCACCAATAAATATCCACGATGGGCTATTGCCTATAAATTCAAACAAAAATTGTCTGAAACCAAACTATTAAGCCTTACGTTCCAAGTAGGACGTACTGGGATAATTACTCCTGTAGCAAATGTAGTTCCCATCTCTATTTCTGGAACCAGAATCAAAAGAGTTGCTCTTTACAATGACAGTTTTATACAAAAAATGGGAATTCATTATGGAGATTCACTTTTATTAGAAAAAGGAGGAAATATTATTCCAAAAGTAACAAAAATCAATATAAAAAAAAGATCTAGTAAAGCATTTCCTGTATTATTTTTAAATAAATGCCCATCATGCAATAGCACTTTAACAAAAAAAAATGAATTATTTTACTGCACAAGTAAAAACTGTTCTTCTCAAAGAAGAAAAAAAATAAAACATTTCGTAAGCGAAAGGGCTATGGATATTCAAAATATTGGGGAAAAAATGATAAAAAAACTATACGAAAAAGGTTTATTATATAATTCTTATAATTTATATGAATTAAAAAAAGAAGAACTCCTTCAAATAGAAGGAATTAAAGAAAAATTGGGAAATAGCATTATAAAAAACATAGAAAAATCTAAATCTAATCCCTTTTATAAAGTATTATATTCCTTAGGGATTCGTCATGTAGGAGAGTATATTTCAAGGAAATTAACCGAACACTTTTTGGATATCAATTCTTTAATGCATACAAACTATGATCATTTAATTTCTATTTCAGGAATAGGAAAAAAAATAACAGAAAGCATAATCACTTATTTTTCAATTCCTGAAAATCAAAAAGTAGTTAAAAAGCTAATCAAATATGGATTAAATTTTTCAAAATGTTCTATGAGTAAAAAATTTTCTTATATCGAAGGAAAATCTTTTGTCTTCACAGGAAAATTATCTTGTATGACCCGAAATCAAGCTAAAAATATGGTAGAAAATCTAGGTGGAAGTGTCTATCATACTGTCAATAATAAAATTGATTTCATAGTAGTTGGAAAAAATTTTGGTTCAAAATTCAAAAAAAGTATGGAAAAAAATCATATAAAAATTCTAACAGAAAATCTTTTTATTGATATACTTAAAAAAGAAAAATAA
- the lon gene encoding endopeptidase La yields the protein MLLKNIFTESGFESEAEFIPLMSQDEEDQLLKDDVPEQLCILTVRNMVLYSGIVFPIIAGKSGSIQLLQDAYGFDKTVGVLTQKNSGIENLSEKDLYSIGTVAKILKLLKMPDGNTTVILQGKRRFKVNRFIQNDPYFKAEIIALEENKPSCKDKEYLALVESIKEIAIKIIQDNPNIPSEASIAIRNIESPSFLINFVAANMNLATRDKQKLLEYDDLKKRAMETLRFLNVEHQQIKLKNDIQSRVRSDMDQQQREYFLHQQIKAIQEELGDISYEKEIDEMRAKASRKKWTKEAKKQFDRELLKMQRINPQMPEYTVQRNYLELMIDLPWGRYSKDSFDLEYAQKILDRDHYGLEKVKERIIEYLAVLKLRGDMRSPILCFYGPPGVGKTSLGRSIATALKRKYVRISLGGLHDESEIRGHRRTYIGAMPGRLLQSIRKVGTSNPVFVIDEIDKMGLGTNGDPSSAMLEVLDPEQNTSFYDNFLEMGYDLSKVLFIATANSLSHIQPALIDRMEVIEMNGYTVEEKTQIVKKHILPKQLKDNGLKKSELILGTKQIEKVIESYTRESGLRTLEKHIAKLARYVAKHIAMNKKYVKHLSIEKIESILGIPNDPDRYEENNVPGVVTGLAWTHFGGDILYIESSLSKGKGNLSITGNLGEVMKESATIALQYIKANYKKFNIDPIMFEEKNVHVHVPEGAVPKDGPSAGITMLTSLVSSFTKRKLRPNLAMTGEITLRGKVLPVGGIKEKILAAKRANIKEIILSQDNKKDVEEIKPEHLKGLTFDYVRNMNDVIHLSLL from the coding sequence ATGTTACTAAAAAATATATTTACAGAATCTGGATTCGAGTCTGAAGCGGAGTTTATACCCTTAATGAGTCAAGATGAAGAGGATCAGCTTCTTAAAGACGATGTTCCTGAACAATTATGTATATTAACAGTCAGAAATATGGTTTTATATTCAGGAATTGTTTTTCCAATCATAGCAGGAAAAAGTGGATCCATTCAATTGTTACAAGATGCTTATGGATTTGATAAAACAGTTGGAGTATTAACACAAAAAAATTCTGGAATAGAAAATCTCAGTGAAAAAGATTTGTATTCTATTGGAACGGTTGCTAAAATCTTAAAATTACTAAAAATGCCTGATGGAAATACCACTGTTATTTTACAGGGAAAAAGAAGATTCAAAGTCAATCGTTTCATTCAAAATGATCCCTATTTTAAAGCAGAAATCATAGCTTTAGAAGAAAACAAACCTTCCTGCAAGGATAAAGAATATCTTGCTTTGGTAGAATCCATAAAGGAAATTGCCATAAAGATCATTCAGGATAACCCTAATATTCCATCAGAAGCGAGTATTGCCATTAGAAATATAGAAAGTCCTTCTTTTTTAATCAACTTTGTAGCAGCTAATATGAATTTAGCTACCAGAGATAAACAAAAATTGTTAGAATATGATGATTTAAAAAAAAGAGCAATGGAAACGTTGCGTTTTCTCAACGTAGAACATCAACAAATTAAATTAAAAAATGATATTCAATCTCGTGTTCGTAGTGATATGGATCAGCAACAGAGAGAATATTTTTTGCATCAGCAAATTAAAGCCATACAAGAAGAATTAGGAGATATCTCTTATGAAAAAGAAATTGATGAAATGCGCGCTAAGGCGTCCAGAAAAAAATGGACAAAAGAAGCAAAAAAACAGTTTGATAGAGAATTGCTAAAAATGCAAAGAATTAATCCTCAAATGCCTGAATACACAGTGCAGAGAAACTATCTAGAATTGATGATTGATCTCCCTTGGGGTAGATATTCAAAAGATAGTTTTGATTTAGAATATGCACAAAAAATATTAGATAGAGATCACTATGGACTGGAAAAAGTCAAAGAACGTATTATAGAATATTTAGCTGTCTTAAAGTTAAGAGGGGACATGCGTTCTCCTATTTTATGCTTTTACGGACCACCTGGGGTAGGAAAAACTTCCTTAGGAAGATCTATAGCCACTGCTCTGAAAAGAAAATACGTACGTATTTCTTTAGGGGGATTACATGATGAATCTGAAATTCGTGGACACAGAAGGACTTATATAGGAGCCATGCCTGGTCGGCTTTTGCAATCTATACGAAAAGTAGGAACTTCCAATCCTGTTTTTGTGATAGACGAAATAGATAAAATGGGTTTAGGTACAAATGGAGATCCTTCTTCCGCTATGTTAGAAGTTTTAGATCCTGAACAAAATACTTCTTTTTACGACAATTTTTTAGAAATGGGTTATGATTTGTCAAAAGTATTGTTTATTGCTACAGCAAATTCACTTTCCCATATCCAACCAGCTCTTATAGATAGAATGGAAGTTATAGAAATGAATGGATATACCGTGGAAGAAAAAACACAAATTGTAAAGAAACATATACTTCCTAAACAACTAAAAGATAATGGATTAAAAAAATCAGAATTAATACTTGGAACGAAACAAATAGAAAAAGTCATTGAAAGTTACACCAGAGAATCCGGATTGAGAACTTTGGAAAAACATATTGCTAAATTAGCTCGTTATGTAGCCAAGCATATTGCTATGAACAAAAAATATGTGAAACATTTAAGTATTGAAAAAATAGAAAGTATTCTCGGAATTCCAAATGACCCTGATCGTTATGAAGAAAATAATGTTCCAGGTGTAGTTACAGGTTTAGCTTGGACTCATTTTGGTGGGGATATTTTATATATTGAATCCAGTTTATCCAAGGGAAAAGGTAATTTAAGTATTACTGGAAATTTAGGAGAAGTAATGAAAGAATCTGCAACGATTGCTTTGCAGTATATTAAAGCGAATTATAAAAAATTTAACATAGATCCTATCATGTTTGAAGAAAAAAATGTACATGTTCATGTTCCTGAAGGAGCTGTCCCCAAAGATGGTCCATCTGCAGGAATAACAATGTTAACCTCTTTGGTGTCAAGTTTTACGAAAAGAAAGTTAAGACCCAATTTGGCTATGACAGGAGAAATTACCCTGAGAGGGAAGGTCCTTCCTGTAGGTGGGATTAAAGAAAAAATTCTAGCGGCTAAACGGGCTAATATTAAAGAAATTATTCTTTCACAGGACAATAAAAAAGATGTAGAAGAAATTAAACCAGAACATTTAAAAGGATTAACCTTTGATTATGTTAGAAATATGAATGACGTGATTCATTTATCTTTATTGTAA
- a CDS encoding 5'-3' exonuclease, producing the protein MNNNKKLFLIDAYPLIYQSYYAYINKPLFTSKGLNTSPIINFTYLLMKTLNDEKPSYMAIIFDDNQEISFRKKEYYKYKEHRKKTPQAICIAIPYIRKILKTFQISYFYAKNGYEADDLIGTIAKKAENKGYIIYIITLDKDFFQLVTENIKVYIPPFKGNPKKIFGIEEIKKKFGVTHPKQVIDLWSMMGDPSDNIPGLPGIGEKNAKKFIQKYGSIEKLLNSTHHLNGKIQKNIEENKNLGLLSKKLITIVTNIPLFSFHENKFYVKKPNWHSIKKIFGELEFIRLLKIAHQYYKYKT; encoded by the coding sequence ATGAATAATAATAAAAAATTATTTTTAATAGACGCATATCCCCTTATTTATCAAAGTTATTATGCTTACATCAATAAGCCACTTTTTACTTCCAAAGGACTCAACACTTCGCCTATCATAAATTTCACATACCTTTTGATGAAAACATTAAATGATGAGAAGCCTTCTTATATGGCTATTATTTTTGATGACAATCAAGAAATTTCTTTTCGAAAAAAAGAATATTATAAGTATAAGGAACATAGAAAGAAAACTCCTCAAGCTATTTGCATAGCAATTCCTTATATTAGAAAAATTTTAAAAACCTTTCAAATTTCTTATTTTTATGCAAAAAATGGATATGAGGCCGATGATCTTATCGGAACAATAGCTAAAAAAGCTGAAAATAAAGGATATATTATTTATATAATTACTTTGGACAAAGATTTTTTTCAATTGGTCACAGAAAACATTAAAGTTTATATACCTCCTTTTAAAGGAAATCCAAAAAAAATATTCGGAATAGAGGAAATAAAAAAAAAATTTGGAGTTACCCATCCAAAACAAGTTATAGATTTATGGAGTATGATGGGAGATCCTTCTGATAATATACCAGGATTACCAGGAATAGGAGAAAAAAATGCTAAAAAATTTATTCAAAAATATGGGAGCATTGAAAAACTATTAAATTCTACTCATCATCTTAATGGAAAGATTCAAAAAAATATTGAAGAAAACAAAAATTTAGGTCTTTTATCCAAGAAATTAATTACTATTGTTACTAATATTCCCCTTTTTTCTTTTCATGAGAATAAATTTTATGTCAAAAAACCAAATTGGCATTCCATTAAAAAAATATTCGGAGAACTTGAATTCATAAGATTATTAAAAATAGCTCATCAATATTATAAATATAAAACGTAA